From a single Sorghum bicolor cultivar BTx623 chromosome 5, Sorghum_bicolor_NCBIv3, whole genome shotgun sequence genomic region:
- the LOC8070651 gene encoding 5'-3' exoribonuclease 2, producing MGVPSFYKWLVGKYPNIVVPAKEDDELLAGAGSTSSSSSSPPGDEQTQAAGGPNGVYHNLYLDMNGIIHPCFHPEDQVYPPTTFDEVFAAMFDYIDRLFRIVRPTKLLYLAVDGVAPRAKMNQQRSRRFKAAKDAKEAELEEKLLREKFRAEGREVQPRETNEVSDPNVITPGTEFMEKLSKALEYYIRSRLNSDPGWKGIKAILSDSNVPGEGEHKIMSFIRGQRSLESYDPNTRHCLYGLDADLIMLALASHELHFSILREDVLRSTQPENCIPLSKELFKTEDSSRKCRGWFPRMTETTASRDRSPKKPYQFLNIWVLREYLELDLKIPNPVVKTDIERLIDDFIFICFLTGNDFIPHIPSVEIHEGAIDLLLEVYKQAFNKMGGYIVSTEKLKDKHAAYLKVLRLEKFFHELSLCEEKIFVKRYELRERLQRNLVRRAAEEWKERNYDNMEENPDGPDLTVKSFSTNGGICTNSQDESDVGKSLPIFSLLLLDIWKLPYHFSVTANTLELRRNLKDTLRNKQDIVKSGACKHDAIRLGFAGWKSRFFREKFGVEKSNEVGKLKNDMVQKYLEGLCWVLRYYFADVPSWSWYYPFYYAPFTSDFKGLSQFKISFTADKPLRPFDQLMAVLPKESSCALPKCYRELMENEESLIKKFYPSDLQIDTHGKRFLWQGIAMLPFIDEKLLTSATKTVEDKLAVHEINRNTVRQDKIFLRNSNTTPNGSAFVETSDCSSKMLPLDPSTSELGGRLSPVDDDSISCGFFRSPIRDLQDIRNDQTISFLFSNPEPVTIIPRLLDNVKKPEKTVSETEISKRPLWHTYPGSWPPPETISTMTEPQPMISGFGRGRGRAIAAETALPSRGHGRSFYGADMVQSHGGSRNDRGGAYTFGSACAGRGQYGGAFQRQQTAWRPVGNSGGRGGSEQRRGW from the exons ATGGGGGTGCCTTCCTTCTACAAGTGGCTCGTGGGCAAGTACCCAAACATCGTCGTCCCCGCCAAGGAAGACGACGAATTATTAGCTGGCGCCGGCagcacgtcgtcgtcgtcgtcgtcgccgccggggGACGAACAAACCCAAGCTGCAGGCGGCCCCAATGGCGTCTACCACAACCTGTACCTCGACATGAACGGCATCATCCACCCCTGCTTCCACCCGGAGGACCAG GTGTACCCGCCGACGACGTTCGACGAGGTGTTCGCGGCCATGTTCGACTACATCGACCGCCTCTTCCGCATCGTCAGGCCTACCAAGCTGCTCTACTTGGCAGTAG ATGGTGTTGCTCCCCGCGCCAAGATGAACCAGCAGAGGTCTAGGCGCTTCAAGGCTGCCAAGGACGCTAAAGAAGCG GAACTGGAGGAGAAGCTTCTGAGGGAGAAGTTCAGAGCTGAAGGGAGGGAGGTGCAGCCGCGGGAGACAAATGAGGTTTCGGATCCCAACGTCATCACACCAGGGACGGAGTTCATGGAGAAGCTCTCCAAAGCCCTCGAGTACTACATCCGTTCCAGGTTGAACAGTGACCCCGGGTGGAAAGGCATCAAG GCAATACTCTCTGATTCAAATGTACCTGGAGAAGGTGAACACAAGATCATGTCTTTCATCCGGGGACAACGGAGCCTGGAGAGCTATGATCCAAACACAAGGCACTGCTTGTATGGACTG GATGCTGACCTGATCATGCTCGCTTTGGCATCTCACGAACTCCACTTTTCGATTTTGCGTGAG GATGTGTTACGATCGACCCAGCCAGAAAATTGCATCCCTCTATCTAAAGAACTGTTCAAAACTGAAGATTCCTCAAGAAAATGTAGAGGATGGTTCCCCCGCATGACAGAAACAACTGCTAGTAGGGACAGGTCTCCCAAGAAACCTTATCAG TTTTTGAACATATGGGTTCTGAGGGAGTACCTGGAGCTTGATTTGAAGATACCAAACCCGGTTGTCAAAACGGATATCGAGAGACTAATAGATGATTTCATATTTATCTGTTTCCTGACAGGAAATGACTTCATTCCACATATTCCTTCAGTTGAAATTCATGAG GGTGCAATTGATCTGCTGTTGGAAGTGTACAAACAAGCATTTAACAAAATGGGGGGCTACATTGTGAGCACCGAGAAG TTAAAAGACAAACATGCTGCATATCTTAAAGTTTTGAGGTTGGAAAAGTTTTTTCATGAACTGTCCTTGTGTGAAGAGAAAATTTTTGTTAAAAGATATGAACTGCGAGAG AGGTTACAGCGCAATTTAGTGCGCCGAGCTGCAGAGGAATGGAAAGAAAGAAACTATGACAATATG GAAGAAAATCCTGATGGTCCAGACTTGACAGTAAAGTCTTTTTCAACAAACGGTGGTATTTGCACCAACAGCCAAGATGAGTCAGATGTAGGGAAGAGCTTACCTATTTTTTCTCTACTTTTATTGGATATCTGGAAAttaccttatcacttctcc GTAACTGCAAATACCTTGGAGCTGAGGCGAAACTTAAAGGATACTCTTCGTAACAAGCAAGACATTGTAAAAAGTGGAGCCTGTAAACATGATGCG ATAAGATTGGGATTTGCTGGGTGGAAATCTCGATTCTTCAGGGAAAAGTTTGGTGTGGAAAAATCTAATGAAGTTGGGAAGCTGAAGAATGACATG GTTCAAAAGTATCTGGAAGGACTTTGTTGGGTGCTGCGGTACTATTTTGCAGATGTGCCATCATGGAGCTG gtactaccCCTTCTATTATGCTCCTTTCACATCTGATTTTAAAGGACTATCACAGTTCAAGATATCTTTCACCGCTGATAAGCCACTAAGACCATTTGATCAGCTCATGGCAGTTCTTCCAAAAGAAAG CTCATGTGCACTACCAAAGTGTTACAGAGAACTGATGGAAAATGAAGAGTCTTTGATAAAAAAATTCTACCCGTCAG ATCTACAGATTGATACCCATGGGAAACGTTTCTTGTGGCAA GGTATCGCAATGTTGCCATTCATCGATGAAAAGCTGCTGACTTCGGCTACCAAGACGGTGGAGGACAAACTTGCA GTGCATGAGATAAATAGAAACACAGTTCGGCAAGACAAGATCTTCCTGAGGAACTCAAATACTACGCCAAATGGTTCAGCTTTTGTGGAGACATCTGACTGTTCATCAAAAATGCTTCCGTTGGATCCATCTACCAG CGAACTTGGAGGGCGGCTGTCGCCTGTTGACGACGATAGTATAAGCTGTGGCTTCTTCCGTTCACCGATAAGAGATCTACAGGACATTAGAAACGACCAGACAAT ATCATTCTTGTTCTCCAACCCAGAACCAGTAACAATTATTCCAAGACTACTTGATAATGTCAAAAAACCTGAAAAG ACTGTATCTGAAACTGAGATTTCTAAGAGGCCGCTGTGGCACACCTATCCTGGTAGCTGGCCGCCGCCTGAAACCATCTCAACCATGACAGAACCGCAGCCGATGATCAGCGGCTTTGGACGTGGGAGAGGGAGAGCCATCGCTGCCGAGACAGCACTGCCTAGCCGTGGCCACGGGAGAAGTTTCTATGGGGCTGACATGGTTCAAAGCCATGGAGGCAGCAGGAATGACAGAGGTGGCGCCTACACATTCGGAAGCGCTTGTGCAGGAAGAGGGCAGTATGGTGGCGCGTTCCAGAGGCAGCAGACGGCTTGGCGCCCAGTTGGGAATTCAGGCGGCCGTGGTGGGAGCGAACAGCGACGTGGTTGGTAA